AACCTCGTGCGGCTTCAGCGTTCCGTTCTTCGACTACGCGGGTGAACGCGACACGCTGCTGAAATGGGCCGAAAACAAGGCGGACGACGAAATAACCGATTACCGGCGGACGAAAAATGCCGCCAGCATGGACGGCCTGCCGACGCCGATCGGCATCGGGCTCGGTGTCCGGCCGTAACGAAGGCGAACGGGTCACTTATCATCGCCGGAACAGCCTTAGGCCTTAGGCCTCGACATCGGCTTGTTCTTCTTGCCGCTTGTCCGCCTGCCGAAAAACGTTTGCCCCTGCACTGTTGGTGAGGTCGATTCTGCCGGCTGTGGCACTGCACTGGGAGACGGCAATCACCGCTGCGCAGCCGAGGAAGGCTCCCCCTCCCTGGATCGCCGTTCACCATGCTGACCGTTCCCGCCGTTTCCGCCGTTCGCTCCGTTAAATGCCCCGAACCCTCGTTCGCCGCGAATCTTGCTTCGGTCGGGGTGCACCATTTCTCCGCCCAGATGACCGGTATACGAAACAAGTCCGGCTCCTACCAGCATCACGAGCAAATATACGATTGTTTTGCCGATATCGAATTTTTTCTTCCACAAGACGCCAAGCCTGACGACAGACAGGGCGATTGCCAGTATCATCGTCAGCTTGCCGAACAGCTCGTGCCGCGGAAACAGCGGATCGCGTTCACCTTCCGGTCCGGTCATGACGGCCAGGACCGCACCTGCCGTTCCGACAATCAGGCACAAAAGACCGGCTGTGTGCCAATCCTTCCGCTTGATCAGCACGGCCGCCAGATCAAACAGGAAGCTGAACAGCAGCATGGCGATGGGAATATGGATGACTAGAAAATGCGCGTTTTGGATGATGTAGCTCATGAGTGGCTCTCCCTTTTTTCAAGACTTGATATCCGTTATAGCACCTGAGTCTTAAAATCTCATGAGAAAGCGGATATGCCCCATTTCCCTGCCGATTGCGCATGGGAGCGAACTTGATTACGAGATCCATCTGGCCAGCAGGTAGGCGGCACCGGCTGCCGCGCCGCCGATCAATGCGGTTTGCCACGCGCTTTTGACGGGACGGGATCCCGTAAACTTTCCTTTTACCCATCCAAAAACGAACAGTGAAATAAGCGTTATAACGACCGATATAAGCAAGGCATCGAGCGAGTGAGCGAAAATCAGATAAGGCGACAAGGGGATCGCCCCGCCAAAAATGTAAGAGAGCCCGATGGTCAGCGAGCTGTTTCGGGCTCTTTTCGGGTTCGGCTCTTCCAGGCCCAGCTCGTGCTTCATCATAAAATCAACCCAACGCTCATGGTCCCGACTGATGGCATCGACCGCCGAAGAAACGGCTTCCTCGGGTATCGACCAGCTTCTGAGCACCTCGGCCACCTCTTCGCGTTCGCATTCGGGCAGCTCGATAATTTCACGCCGCTCCCGCTCCAAT
This genomic window from Paenibacillus humicola contains:
- a CDS encoding VIT1/CCC1 transporter family protein, which codes for MHRNEHVEKHFEAPEIIRDIVIGMADGLTVPFALAAGLSGTVSNTHLVVVAGLAEIAAGSIAMGLGGYLAARTDREHYLAELERERREIIELPECEREEVAEVLRSWSIPEEAVSSAVDAISRDHERWVDFMMKHELGLEEPNPKRARNSSLTIGLSYIFGGAIPLSPYLIFAHSLDALLISVVITLISLFVFGWVKGKFTGSRPVKSAWQTALIGGAAAGAAYLLARWIS
- a CDS encoding DUF2231 domain-containing protein is translated as MSYIIQNAHFLVIHIPIAMLLFSFLFDLAAVLIKRKDWHTAGLLCLIVGTAGAVLAVMTGPEGERDPLFPRHELFGKLTMILAIALSVVRLGVLWKKKFDIGKTIVYLLVMLVGAGLVSYTGHLGGEMVHPDRSKIRGERGFGAFNGANGGNGGNGQHGERRSREGEPSSAAQR